Below is a window of bacterium DNA.
CCGTACAGACCATATCCTGACACACAGCCGAATCCCGACATCGCGAGTACCCCCAGGACCCGTAGCCTCCCCCCTCTCGGACCGGTCGCACCCACTCCGCCTGCTGAAGCCCCGCCGGCGACTCCCGCGGGTCCGACCGCCCCATCTACTGCAACGCCATTGCCGGTCAAGGAATCCGCGACGACAACGGCGCTCCTTGTGCCGGCACCAGTGGTCACCCCGTCGAGCACGATTGGTACCCCTCCGCAAAACGCGCACCACGGCTCAGATACGTCCGCGCCTCTCGCGGTCTCGCTGGGCCGTCCCGAGTTCCACGTTCAGGCAGGAGCGTTCAAACAGCGCGAGTCTGCCGATGCCGTCATCCGGCAACTGCGAGCGAATGGCTACACGGTCACTCTAGTGGAAGGAGCGCTGCTGCGGGTGTGGGTTGGACCGGCGATGAGCCGCACAGGCGCCGAACAGCTTGCCGCGACCTTGCGCTCGAAAGGGTTCGAAACCTTTCTGAGCCCCGTCCAATGAAGGTTTCTGCGGGAGAACCGAACTACCCGGCGCGGAGCACCATTCGTTCCACAAGCAGGTAACTCCCGAGTAACAAGAACGCCACTCCCGCCGAGAGACCGGCGATGCGGGAGGTCCGTCTTCCCAGCGCCGTGCCGATCCGGCGTCCGATTAAGATCCCAGTGACTGTGGCGAAGAAGCCTTGCGCGGCAATTGCGGCCAGCACAACGACGATTGGAAGGCCGAGTGCACCAAGCGGGAACCCCATGGCGATCTCATCGGTTGAAATCGCGGAGCCAGCCAGCAATATCCCCCGTACTGATTCAAATGATAGCGCCCCCGCCTCACCACCGTCCGCCAGTGTCTCACGGAGAGTATGGACGCCTAAGCCGATAATGATAATTGCCCCGATATAAACGGCCAAAGCCCCGAACCGAAGCCCCACATAGCGTCCGACCACAAGACCGAATAGGGGCATTGCGGTTTCAAAGAGCGTAAATAGCAA
It encodes the following:
- a CDS encoding SPOR domain-containing protein; amino-acid sequence: MPAPVVTPSSTIGTPPQNAHHGSDTSAPLAVSLGRPEFHVQAGAFKQRESADAVIRQLRANGYTVTLVEGALLRVWVGPAMSRTGAEQLAATLRSKGFETFLSPVQ
- a CDS encoding manganese efflux pump; the encoded protein is SNPSSPTNLGRRTLRDEQWRVALRIATFVIPLGFDTFAVAVALGLRGLYPLRPALLFTLFETAMPLFGLVVGRYVGLRFGALAVYIGAIIIIGLGVHTLRETLADGGEAGALSFESVRGILLAGSAISTDEIAMGFPLGALGLPIVVVLAAIAAQGFFATVTGILIGRRIGTALGRRTSRIAGLSAGVAFLLLGSYLLVERMVLRAG